One Longimicrobiales bacterium genomic window carries:
- a CDS encoding amidohydrolase family protein → MHWRSIVAALRLAAAGLLLAPAAAALRLAPAAAALRLAPAALLLAPAALAAQDTTYVLRPAAVFDGQDRHEGWVVLVRGERIAAVGAERDVASAGAVAIDLPGATLLPGFIEGHSHLLLHPYDETSWNDQVLRESYAERVARAVMHAGATLDAGFTTVRDLGTEGAGYADVGLRTAIDKGAIRGPRVITSGRAIVATGSYGPRGFAPEFTVPQGAEEADGESLLKVVRDQIGHGADWIKVYADYRWGPDGEARPTFTQAELERIVEAAASSGRRVVAHASTAEGMSRAIAAGVATIEHGDGGTPAVFRQMAERGVALCPTVAAGWSISRYGGWRPDVDPEPARVAAKRASVRAALDAGTTICVGGDAGVFSHGENALEAELLVDYGMSPLAVVRGMTAGNADIFGLADRGRIRAGLLADLVAVSGDPGRDVHALRDVVFVMKGGVRVR, encoded by the coding sequence ATGCACTGGCGCTCGATCGTGGCAGCACTGCGGCTCGCTGCGGCGGGACTGCTGCTCGCTCCCGCCGCGGCCGCACTCCGGCTCGCACCGGCCGCAGCCGCACTACGGCTCGCTCCGGCCGCACTGCTGCTCGCGCCGGCGGCGCTTGCGGCGCAGGACACGACGTATGTGTTGCGGCCTGCGGCGGTGTTCGACGGGCAGGACCGCCACGAGGGCTGGGTCGTGCTCGTCCGCGGCGAGCGCATCGCGGCGGTCGGCGCGGAGCGCGACGTCGCATCGGCCGGCGCCGTCGCCATCGACCTCCCCGGTGCCACGCTGCTGCCCGGCTTCATCGAGGGCCACTCCCATCTGCTGCTGCATCCTTACGACGAGACGAGCTGGAACGACCAGGTGCTGCGCGAGTCGTATGCGGAACGCGTCGCGCGGGCCGTCATGCATGCGGGCGCCACGCTCGACGCAGGCTTCACGACCGTTCGTGATCTCGGGACGGAGGGCGCCGGCTACGCCGACGTGGGTCTGCGCACGGCTATCGACAAGGGCGCGATACGCGGTCCGCGCGTCATCACGAGCGGGCGTGCGATCGTAGCGACCGGCAGCTATGGACCGAGGGGATTTGCGCCGGAGTTCACGGTGCCGCAGGGTGCGGAGGAGGCGGACGGCGAGTCGCTCCTGAAGGTGGTGCGCGACCAGATCGGCCACGGCGCAGACTGGATCAAGGTGTACGCCGATTATCGCTGGGGGCCGGACGGTGAAGCCCGCCCGACGTTCACGCAGGCGGAGCTGGAGCGGATCGTGGAAGCGGCGGCGTCGTCCGGCCGGCGAGTCGTGGCGCACGCGAGCACGGCGGAGGGCATGAGCCGGGCGATCGCCGCCGGCGTCGCGACCATCGAGCACGGTGATGGCGGCACTCCCGCCGTGTTCCGGCAAATGGCCGAGCGTGGTGTGGCGCTCTGTCCGACCGTGGCGGCGGGCTGGTCGATCTCGCGTTACGGAGGCTGGCGCCCTGACGTCGATCCCGAACCGGCGCGCGTTGCGGCCAAGCGCGCGAGCGTGCGCGCTGCGCTCGATGCCGGCACGACGATCTGCGTCGGCGGCGATGCCGGCGTGTTCTCGCACGGTGAGAATGCCCTCGAGGCAGAGCTGCTCGTCGATTACGGCATGTCGCCGCTCGCCGTCGTACGCGGCATGACAGCCGGCAATGCCGACATCTTCGGCCTCGCCGATCGCGGCCGGATCCGCGCCGGGCTGCTCGCCGACCTCGTCGCCGTGAGCGGCGATCCCGGCCGGGACGTGCACGCGCTGCGCGACGTCGTCTTCGTCATGAAGGGTGGCGTGCGCGTACGCTGA
- a CDS encoding response regulator transcription factor — MAQNERHTSSIRVVTIEDDPQYRSSLELLFRRTGDFELVASFGSPAAALAALDGADAQPVSAAQPDGGGGTAPARQSDSGRGTASAGQPDGGGAVSGTAGAAAAGWDLVLMDIDLPGMNGIACTRQIKQRRPNTAVVVLTVFEERATIVEAICAGADGYLLKRTTAAELLSQLRAIAQGGAPISAGVARTVLDLVRRLGPPVPGNGAARAGSFELTERELDVLRCLVQGMSYKRTAQQLDISLDTVRSHIRSVYSKLQVHSVAEAVSRALREGIV; from the coding sequence ATGGCTCAGAACGAAAGGCATACATCGTCGATCCGCGTCGTCACCATCGAGGACGACCCGCAGTACCGGTCCAGCCTGGAACTGCTCTTCCGGCGCACCGGCGATTTCGAGCTCGTGGCCAGCTTCGGCTCGCCCGCAGCCGCACTGGCGGCGCTCGACGGCGCGGATGCGCAGCCGGTGTCCGCGGCGCAACCGGACGGCGGGGGCGGTACTGCGCCCGCAAGGCAGTCGGACAGCGGGCGCGGTACTGCGTCCGCAGGGCAGCCGGACGGCGGCGGTGCAGTGTCCGGCACGGCGGGCGCTGCGGCGGCCGGCTGGGATCTGGTGCTGATGGACATCGATCTCCCGGGCATGAACGGCATCGCATGCACGCGCCAGATCAAGCAGCGCAGGCCGAACACAGCGGTGGTCGTGCTCACCGTGTTCGAGGAGCGCGCGACCATCGTGGAGGCGATCTGCGCCGGCGCCGACGGCTACCTCCTCAAGCGCACCACGGCGGCCGAGCTGCTGTCGCAGCTGCGCGCGATCGCCCAGGGCGGCGCACCGATTTCGGCCGGCGTCGCCCGCACCGTGCTGGACCTGGTCCGCCGCCTCGGCCCGCCCGTGCCCGGCAACGGCGCCGCGCGCGCCGGCTCGTTCGAGCTCACCGAGCGCGAGCTCGATGTGCTCCGCTGCCTCGTGCAGGGCATGTCCTACAAGCGCACCGCGCAGCAGCTCGACATCAGCCTCGATACCGTACGCAGCCACATCCGCAGCGTATACTCGAAGCTCCAGGTGCACAGCGTGGCCGAAGCCGTCAGCCGCGCACTGCGCGAAGGCATCGTGTAG
- a CDS encoding ATP-binding protein — protein MIRRTFRPSPATNPTLTAPARVLLALAVFTCFAAPAPLEAQDRLVRRYGGEAGLQPSVVALAQDSVGFLWAGSRAGLFRYDGHQFQRWAADVLPNAVGSIAISPERVVVVDASGRIVELTPAGARELPGAALRSPDHTQVAAFDEGGRLWVATLDGGLAWLDDRGEWHARSPAQLQVDTVRKVLAGGPGGGVLVAGRAGLWRVTGQAPGEPLLETTALIVDATALPDGRILVLSSGRLVFEIRPDGRTRVLTQDADIPMSRAISLADRAGTIWMATDRDLIALDRSGTAEVLGPTHGVAGGGPLLIDREGSLWHAGFTVVSHYPEPGTRVWEERHGLPSAHTRFVARTGDVVWVTTWRGTGFLERNDGSWQAGTLRDWFARGQPCADGAGGVWMSSADGLRHLRGREARLVNSGTDLEIGSCRPASDGGFWISSHAGLHHMSGDGRRIRHIENAPYLSGDTVVEAVLEDRTGRLWIGNREQACHAAAADVLADRVAAWSCERLPPGAVHLNAFAEMPSGAIWAANSRLGVMHHTAAGWEPLPGNRDLPTRSVLNLVPSPRGGTWLVGTGMVIRVEEEEEDEGWEVLERLGAWHGLPTVGGGDLLEEEDGTLWITTAEGVILVPAEVRLAHPQPPAMAVVEARVDGRRVPLREPMVLPADRNRLELRFAALSFRDPGRIRYQVRLSPDEPWADTDGQPFFNWVDLPPGRHQPEVRASLDGEQWSPVPAGVAFRVLPPWYRTAWAISAFLLLGAALLFAIYRARIAYLLGLERQRTRIALDLHDEMGSGLASIGILADVLSSHSGSGNEIAREVAATAEELGTALSDIVWSLDPQSATLDVLAARMAENGSRLFADDVQLDTSFPGHWPADPLPLPVLRNVLLIGLEALHNAARHACARHVTLSLQPDGAAWLLTVCDDGIGMTENTAPRGSGRGLRGMRRRADEIGGEISWRTPARSGTEVRLRFDPWPARNRLAHWLLHGRVRPAASHTDPHEHAGASVARPVHR, from the coding sequence ATGATCCGCCGCACGTTTCGACCGTCGCCCGCCACGAATCCGACGCTGACCGCGCCTGCCCGCGTACTTCTCGCCCTGGCGGTGTTCACGTGTTTCGCGGCGCCCGCCCCGCTGGAAGCGCAGGACCGGCTGGTGCGCCGGTATGGCGGCGAGGCCGGGCTGCAGCCGTCGGTGGTGGCGCTGGCGCAGGACAGTGTCGGCTTTCTGTGGGCCGGATCGCGCGCCGGACTCTTCCGCTATGACGGTCATCAGTTCCAGCGGTGGGCGGCCGATGTGCTGCCGAACGCGGTCGGCTCCATCGCGATTTCGCCGGAGCGAGTGGTCGTGGTGGATGCGAGCGGCCGGATCGTGGAGTTGACGCCGGCGGGTGCGCGTGAGCTGCCGGGCGCGGCACTGCGCTCGCCCGATCACACGCAGGTCGCGGCGTTCGACGAAGGCGGCCGGCTATGGGTCGCCACGCTCGATGGTGGGCTGGCGTGGCTGGACGATCGGGGCGAGTGGCACGCGCGGTCGCCCGCGCAGCTGCAGGTCGACACGGTGCGGAAGGTGCTTGCAGGCGGTCCGGGCGGCGGCGTTCTGGTCGCGGGGCGCGCGGGGCTGTGGCGCGTGACGGGACAGGCCCCCGGGGAACCCCTTCTCGAAACGACCGCTCTCATCGTGGACGCCACGGCGCTGCCGGACGGGCGCATTCTGGTTCTCTCCTCCGGTCGGCTGGTCTTCGAGATCCGGCCGGACGGCAGGACTCGCGTTCTGACGCAGGACGCGGACATCCCGATGTCGCGTGCGATCTCGCTGGCCGACCGGGCCGGCACGATCTGGATGGCGACCGACCGCGACCTCATCGCGCTGGACCGGTCCGGCACCGCGGAGGTGCTGGGACCGACGCACGGTGTGGCCGGCGGCGGACCGCTGCTCATCGACCGTGAGGGCAGCCTCTGGCACGCCGGGTTCACGGTCGTGTCGCACTATCCGGAGCCCGGCACCCGGGTATGGGAGGAGCGGCACGGCCTGCCATCGGCGCATACCCGATTTGTCGCACGGACGGGCGACGTCGTGTGGGTCACCACCTGGCGCGGAACGGGGTTCCTCGAGCGGAACGACGGCAGCTGGCAGGCCGGCACGCTGAGAGACTGGTTCGCACGCGGTCAGCCGTGCGCCGACGGCGCGGGCGGGGTGTGGATGTCGTCCGCCGATGGCCTCCGACATCTGCGCGGTCGGGAGGCGCGCCTCGTCAACAGCGGCACCGATCTGGAGATCGGCTCGTGCCGACCGGCATCCGACGGGGGTTTCTGGATCTCGTCACATGCCGGACTCCACCACATGAGCGGCGATGGCCGCCGGATCAGGCACATCGAAAACGCGCCCTACCTGTCCGGCGACACCGTGGTCGAGGCCGTGCTCGAGGACCGGACCGGAAGGCTCTGGATCGGCAACCGCGAGCAGGCCTGCCACGCCGCTGCCGCGGATGTGCTCGCGGACCGCGTAGCGGCGTGGTCGTGCGAACGGCTGCCACCCGGCGCGGTGCATCTGAACGCATTCGCGGAGATGCCGAGCGGCGCGATCTGGGCGGCGAACAGCCGCCTCGGCGTCATGCACCATACGGCGGCCGGCTGGGAGCCACTCCCGGGCAACCGCGATCTGCCCACCCGTTCCGTGCTGAACCTCGTGCCGTCACCGCGGGGCGGCACCTGGCTGGTCGGCACCGGCATGGTGATCCGTGTCGAGGAGGAGGAAGAAGATGAGGGCTGGGAAGTGCTGGAGCGGCTCGGCGCCTGGCATGGCCTGCCCACTGTCGGCGGCGGCGACCTGCTGGAGGAGGAGGACGGCACGCTGTGGATCACGACGGCCGAGGGTGTGATCCTGGTCCCGGCGGAGGTCCGGCTCGCCCATCCGCAGCCGCCCGCCATGGCCGTTGTCGAAGCCCGCGTGGACGGGCGCCGGGTGCCGCTGCGCGAGCCCATGGTGCTGCCGGCCGACCGGAACCGCCTCGAGCTGCGCTTCGCTGCCCTGTCCTTCCGTGATCCCGGGCGAATCCGTTACCAGGTGCGGCTGTCGCCCGACGAGCCATGGGCCGATACCGATGGCCAGCCGTTCTTCAACTGGGTCGACCTCCCGCCCGGTCGTCATCAGCCGGAGGTACGCGCCTCGCTCGACGGCGAACAATGGTCGCCCGTACCCGCCGGCGTCGCGTTCCGTGTGCTGCCCCCGTGGTACCGCACGGCATGGGCGATCTCCGCGTTCCTGCTGCTCGGTGCCGCGTTGCTGTTCGCGATCTATCGCGCCCGCATCGCGTATCTCCTCGGGCTCGAACGGCAACGCACCCGCATCGCGCTCGACCTGCACGACGAGATGGGTTCCGGCCTCGCCAGTATCGGCATCCTCGCCGACGTCCTGTCCTCCCATTCCGGCAGCGGCAACGAGATCGCGCGCGAGGTCGCCGCTACGGCCGAGGAGCTGGGCACCGCACTCTCCGACATCGTCTGGTCGCTCGATCCGCAGAGCGCGACACTCGATGTACTCGCCGCCCGCATGGCCGAAAACGGGAGCCGCCTGTTCGCCGACGATGTCCAGCTCGACACCTCGTTTCCCGGACACTGGCCCGCCGACCCGCTGCCGCTGCCCGTCCTGCGGAACGTGCTGCTGATCGGCCTCGAGGCGCTTCACAACGCCGCCCGACATGCCTGCGCCCGTCACGTGACCCTGTCACTGCAACCCGACGGAGCGGCCTGGCTGCTCACCGTATGCGACGACGGGATCGGGATGACGGAGAACACCGCGCCGCGCGGGTCGGGTCGCGGACTGCGCGGCATGCGCCGGCGCGCCGACGAGATCGGCGGCGAGATCTCCTGGCGCACACCCGCGCGGTCCGGCACCGAAGTGCGCCTGCGCTTCGATCCCTGGCCCGCGCGCAACCGCCTCGCCCACTGGCTGCTCCACGGGCGGGTGCGCCCTGCTGCGTCGCACACTGACCCGCATGAACATGCGGGTGCGTCCGTCGCGCGGCCTGTGCATCGTTAG
- a CDS encoding TetR family transcriptional regulator translates to MTTQPAAPRPRKQRSDGERTRAAILDAAMRLASVEGIEGLTLGRLAAELGVSKSGLYAHFGSKEQLQLETIDAALEVFGREVIAPAHEVREGLPRLEAMVAAYFSYLERWVFPGGCFFGSLLAEMDARPGSVHEKVLDVERAWLAEFREYVAGAQRLGELDADADVEQLVFELYACMELANYHFVLFRDPAVLERGRRAVDRILDHAAFRS, encoded by the coding sequence ATGACGACCCAGCCCGCTGCACCACGACCGCGCAAGCAGCGCAGCGACGGCGAACGCACGCGCGCGGCGATCCTCGACGCCGCCATGCGGCTGGCGTCCGTGGAGGGAATCGAGGGGCTGACCCTCGGCCGGCTGGCGGCCGAGCTGGGGGTGAGCAAGAGCGGGCTGTACGCGCATTTCGGATCCAAGGAGCAGCTCCAGCTGGAGACGATCGACGCGGCGCTCGAGGTGTTCGGGCGGGAGGTCATCGCGCCGGCGCACGAGGTGCGCGAAGGCCTGCCGCGCCTCGAGGCGATGGTGGCGGCCTATTTTTCGTACCTGGAGCGGTGGGTCTTTCCCGGCGGGTGTTTCTTCGGGTCACTGCTGGCGGAGATGGACGCGCGTCCGGGGTCCGTGCATGAGAAAGTGCTGGATGTGGAGCGGGCGTGGCTGGCGGAGTTCCGGGAGTACGTGGCCGGCGCGCAGCGACTCGGGGAGCTCGACGCGGACGCGGACGTGGAGCAGCTGGTCTTCGAGCTGTACGCGTGCATGGAGCTGGCGAACTACCACTTCGTATTGTTCCGGGATCCCGCGGTGCTGGAGCGTGGCCGGCGGGCGGTCGATCGGATCCTGGATCACGCCGCGTTCCGATCATGA
- a CDS encoding vanadium-dependent haloperoxidase codes for MSILPRAATASCTLLALTFTLDPALPRHSGAAAQEPADLPRVGPGVDARVVVAWNELAHAIAYEEDQFLTFKGQRALAMMNLAMHDALNTIAPVYERYAYDGAVDGGVGAAFASEAGRATEAASASEAESAGEAMSAGGATGLADYAEGAAARAAYEVLRSQYPSARARLDSLWSALHGAPAPAQQAASIALGTAAAEAVLRSRDGDGWDGAGSYQFDAGPGRYQTTPDWDGFVLQPGFRAARPFAIESVVAFRPPPPPAVTDERYARDYDEVKAYGAAGSPVRTADQTAYAIWWMEFAEGSVNRLARRLVMDQDVGLWEAARLFAHMHMALFDGYIVNWDSKYEYDHWRPYTAIRAAADDGNNATSPVPDWQSLRPAPPFPEYASAHATGCAAAFTVLASALDEAPFTMTTMTAPEGMPERSFPDFAAAARECADSRVQLGWHFRYSTDAGLDTGERVATHVLKTKLRPVASAPHDAAE; via the coding sequence ATGTCCATTCTCCCCCGCGCTGCCACTGCCTCATGCACCCTCCTTGCCCTCACCTTCACCCTCGATCCTGCGCTGCCGCGACACAGCGGCGCTGCTGCCCAGGAGCCTGCTGACCTGCCGCGCGTCGGCCCCGGTGTGGATGCACGCGTCGTGGTCGCATGGAATGAGCTGGCGCACGCGATCGCGTACGAGGAGGACCAGTTCCTGACGTTCAAGGGCCAGCGTGCGCTGGCGATGATGAACCTCGCGATGCACGACGCGCTGAACACGATCGCGCCGGTCTATGAGCGCTATGCGTACGATGGTGCGGTGGACGGCGGAGTGGGAGCGGCGTTCGCGAGCGAAGCGGGGCGCGCGACCGAAGCGGCGTCCGCGAGCGAAGCTGAGTCCGCGGGCGAAGCGATGTCCGCGGGCGGCGCGACAGGCCTTGCGGATTACGCGGAAGGGGCCGCTGCGCGGGCTGCGTACGAGGTCCTGCGTTCGCAGTATCCAAGCGCGCGAGCGCGACTGGACTCGCTGTGGTCGGCACTGCACGGCGCGCCGGCGCCCGCGCAGCAGGCAGCGAGTATTGCGCTCGGTACGGCGGCCGCGGAAGCGGTTCTGCGGTCGCGCGACGGTGATGGGTGGGACGGCGCCGGCTCGTACCAGTTCGATGCGGGGCCGGGCCGGTATCAGACGACACCCGACTGGGACGGTTTCGTGCTTCAGCCGGGCTTTCGAGCGGCGCGGCCGTTTGCGATCGAGTCCGTTGTCGCGTTCCGGCCGCCGCCGCCGCCCGCAGTCACGGACGAGCGATATGCGCGCGACTACGACGAAGTGAAGGCATACGGCGCGGCCGGGAGCCCTGTCCGGACGGCGGATCAGACGGCGTACGCGATCTGGTGGATGGAGTTTGCGGAGGGGTCGGTGAACCGCCTCGCGCGGCGACTGGTGATGGACCAGGACGTGGGCCTGTGGGAGGCGGCGCGACTGTTCGCGCACATGCACATGGCGCTGTTCGACGGCTACATCGTGAACTGGGACTCGAAGTACGAATACGACCACTGGCGTCCGTACACCGCGATCCGCGCTGCGGCGGATGATGGCAACAATGCGACATCGCCGGTCCCCGACTGGCAGTCGCTCCGGCCGGCTCCGCCGTTCCCGGAATATGCATCCGCCCATGCGACCGGATGCGCGGCGGCGTTCACGGTGCTCGCATCCGCGCTCGATGAGGCACCGTTCACGATGACGACCATGACGGCGCCGGAGGGAATGCCGGAGCGCTCGTTTCCGGATTTCGCTGCGGCGGCGCGCGAATGTGCCGATTCGCGGGTTCAGCTCGGCTGGCACTTCAGGTACTCGACGGACGCGGGCCTGGACACGGGCGAGCGGGTGGCGACTCACGTGCTGAAGACGAAGCTCCGGCCGGTTGCATCCGCACCGCACGATGCCGCAGAATGA
- a CDS encoding TolC family protein, whose amino-acid sequence MHKSAFSLVLLVLFAIPAADAVGQQAPRALTLDQAKRIAWTSNPGVRRATTDLTLAELRQRQARNNVFIPQFGSGLSFSIGRFRRYTAEDFAGEPLPNPYYAEAVSSSTSQSVRLSMQLFSFGSWLNLRSAQTSVRQSEQGMSVEMHRAGAEVERRFYQVLLADDAVLLEERLMNTARERLAAEKGKLAAGVSLPADMLGAEIEVLDQEMRLEQSRGEALKARLLLLDALGMTEDVELQPVGAVPEAFDPAILSDDAIVERALSSSPRIRQADVALENSRLQQRNARAFRWPTVSGFASYSRNRSTSGSEAFWELNPQNRGYDLGLQVSVPVPVLRFNENLSIRAADVSHAQLVEEDATSRATLERQVRAALIDLDNAWRGMESAQRRAALSTERARLAGEQHRYGTITFIEFQQINDAEAQSQRALLNARVGFTNARIALEELLGGPVRE is encoded by the coding sequence ATGCACAAGTCTGCCTTCAGCCTGGTCCTCCTGGTTCTGTTTGCCATCCCCGCTGCCGACGCCGTCGGTCAGCAGGCGCCGCGCGCGCTGACGCTCGACCAGGCGAAACGGATCGCCTGGACGAGCAACCCCGGTGTCCGTCGAGCGACGACTGACCTGACACTCGCAGAGCTGCGCCAGCGTCAGGCGCGCAACAACGTGTTTATCCCGCAGTTCGGCAGCGGCCTGAGCTTCTCGATCGGTCGGTTCCGTCGGTATACGGCGGAAGACTTCGCGGGCGAGCCGCTGCCGAACCCCTACTACGCAGAAGCGGTGTCGAGCAGCACGTCGCAGAGCGTGCGCCTGAGCATGCAGCTCTTCTCGTTCGGCAGCTGGCTGAACCTGCGCAGTGCGCAGACGAGCGTGCGGCAGTCGGAGCAGGGCATGAGCGTCGAGATGCATCGCGCTGGTGCCGAGGTGGAGCGGCGTTTCTATCAGGTGCTGCTCGCAGATGACGCCGTGCTGCTGGAGGAGCGCCTGATGAACACGGCGCGTGAGCGGCTGGCGGCGGAGAAGGGGAAGCTGGCTGCGGGCGTGTCGCTGCCCGCGGACATGCTCGGCGCCGAAATCGAGGTGCTCGATCAGGAGATGCGGCTCGAGCAGTCGCGCGGTGAGGCGTTGAAGGCGCGGCTGCTGCTGCTCGACGCTCTCGGTATGACGGAGGACGTCGAGCTGCAACCCGTCGGCGCGGTACCCGAGGCATTCGATCCTGCGATACTCTCCGATGACGCGATCGTCGAGCGCGCGCTTAGTTCCAGTCCCCGGATCCGCCAGGCCGACGTGGCGCTCGAGAACAGCCGGCTCCAGCAGCGCAATGCGCGCGCGTTCCGCTGGCCGACCGTGAGCGGGTTCGCGTCGTACTCACGTAACCGTTCGACCTCCGGCTCCGAAGCGTTCTGGGAGCTGAACCCGCAGAACCGCGGCTACGACCTCGGCCTCCAGGTTTCGGTGCCGGTGCCGGTCCTGCGCTTCAACGAGAACCTGAGCATCCGCGCGGCCGACGTGAGCCATGCGCAGCTGGTGGAGGAGGATGCGACCTCGCGTGCGACGCTCGAGCGTCAGGTGCGCGCTGCGCTCATCGATCTCGACAATGCATGGCGCGGCATGGAGTCCGCGCAGCGTCGTGCGGCGCTGAGCACGGAGCGCGCGCGACTCGCCGGCGAGCAACACCGCTACGGCACCATCACGTTCATCGAGTTCCAGCAGATCAACGATGCCGAAGCGCAGTCACAGCGTGCACTGCTCAACGCACGCGTGGGCTTCACGAACGCGCGGATCGCGCTGGAGGAGCTGCTCGGCGGCCCGGTTCGGGAGTGA